One Sphingobacteruim zhuxiongii DNA window includes the following coding sequences:
- a CDS encoding cystathionine gamma-synthase, whose translation MSYKFATKAIHAGQQSDPTTGAVMTPIYQTSTYQQKAPGDHKGFEYSRGTNPTRKALEDCMAALENGQFGLAFSSGMAATDCVLRLLKPGDEVVTGDDLYGGSYRIFTKVYEPMGIKFTFVDTSDVDAVRNAISDQTKLIWVETPTNPTLKLADIEAIAQVAKEKQVLYVVDNTFASPYLQNPLDLGADVVMHSVTKYLGGHSDVVMGALLMNDEDLYKRLWFYYNACGGTPGPQDAFLVLRGIKTLHLRMKAHCENGRKVAEYLKDHPKVEKIYWPGFTDHPGHEIAKKQMRDFGGMVSIVLKGADLNETFRIASQFNVFTLAESLGGVESLINHPATMTHGSIPKEIREKVGVVDNLLRLSVGVEDAEDLIADLEQALSR comes from the coding sequence ATGTCTTATAAATTCGCAACCAAGGCAATCCACGCGGGGCAACAATCTGACCCTACGACTGGTGCCGTGATGACCCCTATATACCAAACTTCTACTTATCAACAAAAAGCACCTGGAGATCACAAGGGCTTCGAATATTCAAGAGGTACTAATCCAACACGTAAAGCTTTAGAGGACTGTATGGCAGCTTTAGAAAACGGGCAGTTCGGCCTTGCGTTTTCGAGCGGAATGGCAGCTACTGACTGTGTTTTACGTTTATTGAAACCTGGCGATGAGGTTGTTACTGGAGATGATCTTTATGGTGGTTCTTACAGAATCTTCACTAAAGTATACGAACCGATGGGGATAAAATTCACCTTCGTCGATACCTCTGATGTGGATGCCGTCCGTAATGCAATATCGGATCAAACAAAATTAATTTGGGTAGAAACTCCAACCAATCCAACATTAAAATTAGCAGATATAGAAGCGATAGCTCAAGTGGCTAAAGAAAAGCAAGTTCTATATGTTGTCGATAATACATTTGCTTCACCATACTTACAAAACCCTCTAGATCTTGGTGCTGATGTCGTCATGCACTCTGTGACGAAGTATCTTGGCGGACACTCAGATGTTGTGATGGGTGCTTTGTTGATGAATGATGAAGATTTATATAAGCGTCTATGGTTTTATTATAACGCTTGCGGTGGTACGCCAGGTCCACAAGACGCGTTCCTTGTCTTACGCGGTATCAAGACTCTGCATTTGCGTATGAAAGCACACTGTGAGAACGGTCGCAAAGTAGCCGAATACCTCAAGGACCATCCAAAAGTAGAAAAGATTTATTGGCCAGGCTTCACAGATCATCCCGGACATGAAATTGCCAAAAAGCAAATGCGTGATTTTGGCGGAATGGTATCTATTGTGTTAAAAGGAGCCGACCTGAATGAAACGTTTAGAATCGCGTCCCAATTTAATGTATTTACATTAGCGGAATCTTTGGGCGGAGTAGAATCTCTAATCAATCATCCAGCGACGATGACACATGGGTCAATACCGAAGGAAATACGAGAGAAAGTCGGCGTAGTTGACAATCTTCTTCGTTTATCTGTTGGGGTGGAAGATGCAGAAGATTTGATCGCAGACCTTGAACAGGCGCTATCTCGATAA
- a CDS encoding Rossmann-fold NAD(P)-binding domain-containing protein, with protein MMKHLLILGCGWFAEELAKLYQSKGWQVWATTTQQEKYHRLKGDGIFAYTHNFDDEAELDLPFEIRFDLVLNSIPATSKNSIEDLGFRFYQVFKLLSTISYDRHFYLSSVGVYPDIDAIFDESYADEEQMISRLRLAEKRMQSLPSTTVFRLGGLFGKQRIFAKYFQNKVVTTGDQPANFIHLDDVLGLIEAAIDQHISGGIYNVVCPEHPSKKEVIMRSAQKYLLEYPAGFDPKERFQKIINGSKLPALLNYTYKYRSPLDF; from the coding sequence ATGATGAAACACCTACTGATATTAGGATGTGGCTGGTTTGCTGAAGAGCTTGCTAAGCTATACCAAAGTAAGGGGTGGCAAGTCTGGGCAACAACAACTCAGCAAGAAAAATACCATCGCTTAAAAGGCGATGGTATTTTTGCTTATACCCACAACTTTGATGATGAAGCTGAACTCGATTTACCGTTTGAAATTCGATTTGATCTCGTGTTAAATTCAATCCCTGCAACATCAAAAAATAGTATAGAAGATTTGGGGTTCCGTTTCTATCAGGTATTCAAATTACTAAGTACGATTTCCTATGATCGACATTTCTATCTAAGTTCTGTTGGCGTTTATCCTGATATTGACGCAATATTTGATGAAAGCTATGCCGACGAAGAACAAATGATTTCCAGGTTGAGATTGGCAGAAAAGCGTATGCAAAGCCTCCCTTCAACAACCGTTTTTCGTCTAGGAGGTTTATTTGGTAAACAAAGAATCTTCGCCAAATACTTTCAAAATAAAGTGGTAACCACTGGTGATCAGCCGGCAAACTTTATTCACCTGGACGATGTTTTGGGATTGATCGAAGCTGCAATTGACCAACATATTTCTGGAGGAATCTACAATGTTGTTTGTCCGGAACACCCTTCGAAAAAGGAAGTCATTATGCGTTCTGCGCAAAAGTATTTACTCGAATATCCTGCTGGATTTGATCCAAAAGAGAGGTTTCAGAAGATTATAAATGGAAGTAAACTACCTGCATTACTCAATTATACCTATAAATATCGATCACCGTTAGATTTTTGA
- the proS gene encoding proline--tRNA ligase, translating to MGKGITSRSEDYSQWYNDLVIKADLAEYSAVRGCMVIKPYGYGIWERMQAILDKRFKETGHSNAYFPLFIPKSFFSKEASHVDGFAKECAVVTHYRLKNDGNGNIIVDEDAKLEEELIVRPTSETIIWNTYRGWIESYRDLPILVNQWANVVRWEMRTRLFLRTAEFLWQEGHTAHATAEEAIAETEQMLDVYAEFAEKILAVPVVRGRKTENERFAGALDTYCIEALMQDGKALQAGTSHFLGQNFAKAFDVKFTSKEGKLEHVWASSWGVSTRLMGALVMAHSDDQGLILPPKLAPIQVVIVPIYKTEEEKANLDAYVDGLSSELKNLGVSLKYDDRDTQRPGFKFAEWELKGVPLRVAIGARDMQNGTVELARRDTQTKETVEQAGLAGKIHTLLDEIQDNIYQKALKFRDEHITEVNSYDEFKTLLEEKGGFLSCHWDGTVETEKRVKEETKATIRCIPLDAKEEEGVCIFTGKPSKQRVLFAKAY from the coding sequence ATGGGTAAAGGAATTACTAGCCGTAGCGAAGATTATTCGCAATGGTACAATGATCTAGTTATTAAGGCGGATTTAGCAGAGTATTCTGCAGTTAGAGGATGCATGGTGATAAAACCATACGGTTATGGCATCTGGGAGCGAATGCAAGCCATTCTAGACAAGCGTTTTAAAGAAACCGGCCATTCTAATGCTTACTTCCCTCTTTTTATTCCGAAATCATTCTTCTCGAAAGAAGCTTCACATGTTGATGGTTTTGCAAAAGAATGTGCAGTTGTAACGCATTATCGTTTGAAAAATGATGGTAATGGCAACATTATCGTGGATGAAGACGCAAAACTTGAAGAAGAGTTAATTGTTCGTCCAACGTCTGAGACTATCATTTGGAATACTTATCGTGGTTGGATTGAGTCATATCGTGACCTTCCAATTTTAGTAAATCAATGGGCGAATGTCGTACGTTGGGAAATGCGTACTCGTCTTTTCTTGAGAACAGCAGAGTTCCTATGGCAGGAAGGACATACGGCTCACGCAACAGCAGAAGAAGCGATTGCTGAGACGGAACAAATGTTGGATGTATATGCCGAATTTGCAGAAAAAATCCTCGCAGTCCCAGTAGTTCGCGGTAGAAAAACAGAGAATGAGCGCTTCGCAGGAGCTTTAGATACATATTGTATCGAGGCATTAATGCAAGATGGAAAGGCTTTACAAGCAGGGACTTCTCACTTTTTGGGGCAGAATTTTGCTAAAGCATTTGATGTTAAATTTACATCTAAAGAAGGTAAATTGGAACACGTTTGGGCGTCTTCATGGGGCGTTTCCACGCGCTTAATGGGAGCCTTAGTTATGGCGCATTCTGATGACCAAGGATTAATCTTACCTCCTAAATTAGCTCCAATACAGGTTGTGATCGTTCCGATTTACAAAACTGAAGAGGAGAAAGCTAATTTAGATGCTTATGTGGATGGCTTATCATCTGAATTAAAGAACTTAGGTGTCTCTTTAAAATATGATGATCGCGATACCCAACGTCCAGGGTTTAAATTTGCAGAATGGGAATTGAAAGGTGTTCCATTGCGTGTAGCAATTGGTGCTCGTGATATGCAAAATGGAACTGTTGAATTAGCTAGACGCGATACGCAAACTAAGGAAACCGTAGAACAAGCTGGCTTGGCTGGTAAAATTCACACGTTATTAGATGAAATTCAAGACAATATCTATCAAAAGGCTTTAAAATTCCGTGACGAGCACATCACTGAAGTGAACTCTTATGATGAATTTAAAACATTGTTGGAAGAAAAAGGTGGTTTCTTGAGTTGTCATTGGGATGGAACTGTTGAAACAGAAAAACGAGTTAAAGAAGAAACTAAAGCAACCATCCGTTGTATCCCTTTGGATGCAAAAGAAGAAGAAGGAGTCTGTATTTTTACAGGAAAGCCTTCAAAACAAAGAGTATTGTTTGCAAAAGCATATTAA